The genomic window AGGAGAGCACGGCCCGGTTCACGCCGTGGCGCTTGAGCAAGGCCAGCTGATAGACCAGGAACGGAATGTTCAGCAGCGGGACGATGGGCTTCGGGCGGGAGTTCGTCAGCGGCCGGAGCCGCGTACCCTGGCCCCCGGCCAGGATGACGGCCGTTAGGGCGCCGGAGTCCAGGGCTCCGCCTCACTGAGCAGCATGACAGGGATGCCGTCGCGGATGGGGAAGGCCTTGCGGCAGCGTGCGCAGATGATGCGCGTCTCTTCGAAGAGCAGGTCGCCCTTGCAGGCCGGGCAGGCCAGGATGGCTCGCAGTTCCTCGTCGATCATCGGGAAAGCTCCTTCCTGAAAAAGTCATAGGTTCTCGTGAGGCCCTCATCGAGGGTCACGGTCGGGCGCCAACCGAAGATCCGCTCGGCCAGCTTGGGATCGAGGCAGCTCCGCCGCTGCTCGCCGGGACGGGCCGGGCCGTACTGGGCGGCCACGCTCGAGCCCGCCGCCGACTTGATGCCGGCGTAGATGTCGTTCACGGAGGTCTCTATGCCCGTCGCGATATTGATGCCCCCCGTGGCGTCGGAACGCTCGAGGGCGAGCAGATTGGCCCGGGCCACGTCGCCGACGTAGACGAAATCGCGCGTCTGCCCACCGTCCCCGTTGATGACCGGGGCCTGGTCGGTGAGAAGCCGGTGGCAGAAGATGGCCACCACCCCCGCCTCGCCCTGGTGGTTCTGGCGCGGCCCGTAGACATTGGCGTAGCGGAGCGAGATCCCGCTCATGCCGAAGATCTGCGTCCATGCGCCGACATAGAGCTCCATGGCGACCTTGGTGATGCCGTAGGGCGACATGGGGAGGCTGGGGTGCGTCTCCGGGGTGGGAAGGACGTCGGTGTCGCCATAGCCCGCCCCTCCGCTCGAGGAATAGATCATACGGTGGACTCCGAAGCGCCGGCAGCAGTCGAGCAGGTTGAGCCCGCCGCCCACGTTGACCGAGGCGTCGAAGACCGGATCGGTGACCGAGCGGCTGACCGCCGCCTGCGCGGCGAGGTGGGCCACGACCTCGGGTCGCTCGGCCGCGAAGACCTCGGCCAGGCGCCCGCTGCGGAGGTCCACGGCATGGAGCTTGGCCCGGGGGTTGACCCACGCGCGGTTGCCCGTGGAAAGGTTGTCCACGACGGCGACCTCGTGACCGGCGGCCAGGAAGGTGTCCACGACGTGGGAGCCGATGAAGCCGGCTCCGCCCGTGACGAGGATCTTCATGCCTCGCGCTCCCTCGTACGGTACCACTCCACCGTACGCGCGAGCCCTTCCTCGAGGTCCACGGTGGGCTCCCAGCCGAGGAGGCGGCGCGCCTTGCCGATATCGGGCTGGCGCACCTTGGGATCGTCGGTGGGCAGCGCCCGGAAGACGATCTCGCTCCGGGAACCGGTGGCGCGTAGCACGTGCTTGGCCAGCTCGAGCAGCGTCATCTCCCGAGGGTTGCCGAGGTTGACGGGGTCGTT from Candidatus Methylomirabilota bacterium includes these protein-coding regions:
- a CDS encoding Trm112 family protein; translated protein: MIDEELRAILACPACKGDLLFEETRIICARCRKAFPIRDGIPVMLLSEAEPWTPAP
- a CDS encoding NAD-dependent epimerase/dehydratase family protein; this translates as MKILVTGGAGFIGSHVVDTFLAAGHEVAVVDNLSTGNRAWVNPRAKLHAVDLRSGRLAEVFAAERPEVVAHLAAQAAVSRSVTDPVFDASVNVGGGLNLLDCCRRFGVHRMIYSSSGGAGYGDTDVLPTPETHPSLPMSPYGITKVAMELYVGAWTQIFGMSGISLRYANVYGPRQNHQGEAGVVAIFCHRLLTDQAPVINGDGGQTRDFVYVGDVARANLLALERSDATGGINIATGIETSVNDIYAGIKSAAGSSVAAQYGPARPGEQRRSCLDPKLAERIFGWRPTVTLDEGLTRTYDFFRKELSR